One SAR86 cluster bacterium genomic window carries:
- a CDS encoding Mlp family lipoprotein, whose translation MALFFKLIAIFLLLSLHTNAEDNKQKILVEVNFFNWKNSNSTETFENLEELKVFDPFIDLRKVEIKNFQSSLKENIDKIENASFLHSLAWKQQIEELETSKFVKITPFFENCFIKAYKSRFLRLVVKCASRDGFIINSSSKAELGRTYYFDHPMFGILVSLKQQ comes from the coding sequence ATGGCCCTTTTTTTCAAGTTAATAGCTATTTTTTTGTTGTTATCTTTACATACCAACGCAGAGGATAATAAGCAGAAAATACTAGTTGAAGTAAATTTTTTTAACTGGAAAAACTCAAATTCTACTGAAACTTTTGAAAATTTAGAGGAATTGAAAGTTTTCGATCCTTTTATTGATTTGAGAAAAGTTGAAATTAAAAATTTTCAAAGCTCCTTAAAAGAAAATATAGATAAAATTGAAAATGCATCATTCCTACATTCATTAGCCTGGAAGCAACAAATTGAAGAACTTGAAACATCAAAGTTTGTCAAAATAACACCATTTTTTGAGAACTGTTTTATAAAGGCCTACAAATCTAGATTTTTAAGATTGGTCGTAAAATGTGCTTCTAGAGATGGCTTTATAATCAATAGTTCTTCAAAAGCAGAACTGGGAAGAACATATTATTTTGATCATCCAATGTTTGGTATATTAGTCTCTTTAAAACAGCAATAG
- the nfuA gene encoding Fe-S biogenesis protein NfuA, protein MINVTQNAEEYLSELIEKKDFDCDIRIFVSEPGTPRAETCLAFCKKDESEPTDAKIKFKKFILFIEEKSLPYLDDAEVNYDKDNFGGQLTIKAPSSRVPKIGEDASLEDKVNFILYDEINPQLASHGGNVHLQEITDDKYAILQFGGGCQGCGMVDVTLKEGIEKTLTEKVPELKGVRDITDHSKNENAYYK, encoded by the coding sequence ATGATCAATGTAACGCAAAATGCGGAAGAGTACTTATCTGAGCTAATTGAAAAGAAAGACTTTGATTGTGATATAAGAATATTTGTATCTGAGCCTGGAACACCTAGAGCTGAAACATGTTTAGCTTTTTGTAAAAAAGATGAGTCCGAGCCCACCGATGCAAAAATTAAATTTAAAAAATTTATTCTTTTTATTGAGGAAAAAAGCTTACCTTACCTTGATGATGCGGAAGTTAACTACGATAAAGATAACTTCGGTGGCCAACTTACAATAAAGGCTCCAAGTTCAAGAGTTCCTAAAATTGGTGAAGATGCCAGTTTAGAGGATAAAGTGAATTTCATTCTATATGACGAAATAAATCCTCAACTAGCCTCACATGGAGGAAATGTACACCTTCAAGAAATTACAGACGACAAGTATGCAATTCTTCAATTTGGTGGTGGTTGTCAGGGATGTGGAATGGTAGATGTAACACTAAAAGAAGGTATAGAAAAAACTCTTACTGAAAAAGTTCCTGAGCTAAAGGGAGTAAGGGATATTACCGATCACTCCAAAAATGAAAACGCCTACTACAAATAA
- a CDS encoding FAD-binding protein, producing MTKILVLAEHDNNSLSGATLSVVKAAEMLGDEIDLICITSNISNLETEISALSSVKKVHVFEDKIFENEIAENTVDCLIAVSDDYDYFLASSSTSGKNIMPRFAGLMDIQQISEVIEVVDGSTFKKPIYAGACIATVKTEQSRNVLTIRTTSFDKTSTDGGSAEFVKHDLPANNTNKPTFVKNELTVSDRPELTSADIVVSGGRGMQNSDNFKLLEGIATKLNAAIGASRAAVDSGFAPNDYQVGQTGKSVAPNLYVAVGISGAIQHLAGMKDSKTIVAINKDEEAPIN from the coding sequence ATGACAAAAATATTAGTACTTGCAGAACATGATAATAATTCCTTATCTGGAGCAACGCTTTCAGTGGTAAAGGCTGCTGAAATGCTTGGAGATGAAATAGATTTAATTTGTATAACTTCAAATATTAGCAATCTGGAAACTGAGATATCAGCTCTAAGCTCTGTTAAAAAGGTTCATGTCTTTGAAGATAAAATATTTGAAAATGAAATTGCAGAAAATACTGTAGATTGTTTAATTGCTGTTAGCGATGATTATGATTACTTCCTCGCTAGCTCAAGCACATCAGGAAAAAATATAATGCCAAGATTTGCAGGCCTTATGGATATACAGCAAATATCAGAAGTAATAGAAGTTGTTGATGGTAGCACTTTTAAAAAACCAATCTATGCAGGAGCATGCATAGCAACTGTAAAAACAGAACAAAGCAGAAATGTTCTTACAATTAGAACAACCTCCTTTGATAAGACTTCTACAGATGGAGGAAGTGCTGAGTTTGTTAAACATGACTTGCCAGCAAATAATACTAATAAACCTACGTTTGTTAAAAACGAACTTACTGTATCTGATCGACCAGAATTAACATCTGCAGATATTGTTGTGTCTGGAGGAAGAGGTATGCAGAATTCAGATAACTTTAAACTTCTGGAAGGAATAGCAACAAAACTTAATGCTGCAATTGGAGCTTCAAGGGCAGCAGTTGATTCAGGTTTTGCACCAAATGATTACCAAGTTGGGCAAACAGGTAAATCGGTAGCTCCAAATTTATACGTAGCTGTCGGAATATCGGGTGCAATTCAACATCTTGCTGGTATGAAAGACTCAAAAACTATCGTTGCTATAAACAAAGATGAGGAAGCGCCGATTAATTAA
- a CDS encoding electron transfer flavoprotein subunit beta/FixA family protein, with protein sequence MKILIPIKRVNDYNVKVRPNQANTDVDLSNVKMAVNPFCEIALEEAIRLKEGGNATEIIAVSVGDEKNQEQLRTALALGADRAILVKTDKTLQPLDVSKILVKVYEKESPNLVIMGKVGIDGDHNQTGQMFSALTNLPQITFASKVELNGNGVEVTREIDGGLETLSSSLPAVITTDLRLNEPRYASLPNIMKAKRKPLEELTVEELGVEVKPTVTTLKVESPPEREEGVKVENVDDLVEKLKNEAKVI encoded by the coding sequence ATGAAAATACTCATTCCAATTAAACGGGTAAACGATTACAACGTCAAGGTCCGACCAAATCAAGCAAATACCGATGTTGATTTGTCAAATGTCAAAATGGCTGTAAATCCTTTTTGTGAAATTGCTCTTGAAGAAGCAATAAGATTAAAAGAGGGTGGAAATGCAACTGAGATTATTGCAGTAAGTGTTGGAGACGAAAAAAACCAAGAGCAACTCAGAACAGCACTTGCCCTAGGAGCTGACAGAGCCATACTTGTGAAAACTGATAAGACTCTTCAACCTCTTGATGTTTCAAAGATTCTTGTAAAGGTTTATGAAAAAGAATCACCAAATTTAGTAATTATGGGCAAAGTCGGTATCGACGGAGACCACAATCAAACAGGACAAATGTTTTCAGCTCTTACAAATTTACCTCAAATAACATTTGCTTCAAAAGTTGAATTAAACGGTAATGGTGTAGAGGTAACAAGGGAAATTGATGGAGGTCTTGAAACACTAAGTTCAAGCTTACCAGCTGTTATTACTACAGATTTAAGGCTTAATGAACCAAGATATGCTTCTTTGCCAAATATTATGAAAGCTAAAAGAAAGCCTCTTGAGGAATTAACAGTCGAAGAATTAGGTGTTGAAGTTAAGCCCACAGTTACAACATTAAAAGTTGAATCTCCACCAGAAAGAGAGGAGGGCGTTAAAGTTGAAAACGTTGATGATCTTGTCGAAAAATTAAAAAATGAGGCGAAGGTAATATGA
- a CDS encoding electron transfer flavoprotein-ubiquinone oxidoreductase, whose product MARESMDYDVVIVGGGPSGLSAAIKLAQLFKEKKQEKSICVLEKSAEIGGHILSGNVFETTALDELIPDWKEKNAPLNVPVKKDVIKFLLNDKLSIPVPSFLMPTMKNHGNYIISLANLCRWLAEQAESLGVDIFPGFPAAEIIYKEGKVAGVITGDMGKDSKGNEKDSFQPGIEIFANESTVFAEGCRGNLGKQLIKKFELDKGKDPQHYGIGFKEIWEVDNEHHSEGLVMHTNGWPLPDDTPGGSYMYHAENKQVLLGLVVPLDYKNPHLSPYDEFQRWKTHPSIKKYLKKGKRLSYGARALIKGGLQSLPSMDFPGGHLIGCNAGTLNFSKIKGSHTAMKSGIEAAKVISEKIDGKDATLDKQLKETWLYKELYKSRNFNPFFHKFGGLIGAAMNVLDQLIFRGKLPFTLNHPVPDHDCLKEAKDCKKIKYPKYDNEITFDKLSSVYLSNTYHEEDQPCHLVLKDPDLPIMHNLEKYDEPAQRYCPAGVYEVVEENGEKRFQINSQNCIHCKTCDIKEPSQNINWITPEGGGGPNYPNM is encoded by the coding sequence ATGGCAAGGGAATCAATGGATTATGATGTGGTTATCGTAGGCGGTGGCCCATCAGGACTATCTGCTGCAATAAAGCTAGCACAGCTATTCAAAGAAAAAAAACAAGAAAAAAGCATTTGTGTGCTGGAAAAAAGTGCAGAAATTGGAGGCCACATACTTTCTGGGAATGTCTTTGAAACAACAGCACTTGATGAGCTCATACCTGACTGGAAAGAAAAAAATGCCCCATTAAACGTCCCTGTTAAAAAGGATGTAATTAAGTTTCTTCTCAATGATAAATTAAGCATTCCTGTTCCATCATTTCTTATGCCAACAATGAAGAATCATGGCAATTACATTATCAGTCTTGCAAATCTTTGTAGATGGCTAGCTGAACAAGCTGAATCTTTAGGAGTAGATATTTTCCCTGGATTTCCTGCTGCAGAAATCATTTACAAAGAGGGAAAAGTTGCAGGAGTTATTACTGGCGATATGGGGAAAGATTCAAAAGGAAATGAAAAAGATTCTTTTCAACCTGGTATAGAAATTTTTGCAAATGAGTCTACTGTTTTTGCAGAGGGATGTAGAGGAAATCTTGGAAAACAATTGATTAAAAAGTTCGAGCTAGATAAGGGAAAAGATCCACAACATTACGGGATAGGTTTTAAGGAGATATGGGAAGTTGATAATGAACATCATTCAGAAGGTTTAGTGATGCACACAAATGGATGGCCATTACCGGACGATACACCTGGAGGTTCATACATGTATCACGCAGAAAATAAGCAAGTATTATTAGGTTTAGTTGTTCCTTTAGATTATAAAAATCCACATTTAAGTCCTTATGATGAATTTCAAAGATGGAAAACACACCCCAGTATCAAGAAATATCTTAAAAAAGGAAAAAGACTTTCATATGGAGCAAGAGCATTGATAAAAGGTGGACTGCAAAGTCTTCCAAGTATGGACTTCCCAGGAGGACATTTAATTGGTTGTAATGCTGGGACTCTTAACTTTTCAAAGATAAAAGGATCACACACAGCTATGAAATCTGGTATTGAAGCTGCAAAAGTTATTTCTGAAAAGATTGATGGCAAAGATGCGACTCTTGATAAACAGCTCAAAGAGACATGGCTCTACAAAGAGCTGTATAAATCAAGAAACTTTAATCCCTTCTTTCATAAATTTGGTGGCTTAATTGGAGCAGCTATGAACGTTTTAGATCAGTTAATATTTAGGGGGAAGCTTCCATTTACATTAAATCATCCTGTTCCAGATCATGATTGCCTTAAAGAAGCTAAAGACTGTAAGAAAATTAAATATCCTAAATATGATAACGAAATAACATTCGATAAATTAAGTTCAGTTTATTTATCGAATACATATCATGAAGAGGATCAGCCTTGTCACCTAGTTCTAAAAGATCCTGATTTACCAATTATGCATAATCTTGAGAAATATGATGAGCCTGCACAAAGATATTGTCCTGCAGGAGTTTATGAAGTTGTTGAGGAGAATGGAGAAAAAAGATTTCAAATTAATTCTCAAAACTGTATACACTGTAAAACTTGTGACATAAAAGAACCTTCACAAAACATAAATTGGATTACACCTGAAGGAGGTGGAGGTCCAAACTACCCAAATATGTAA
- a CDS encoding DUF885 domain-containing protein has product MKFWQLILVLLISFIVGFSTNVFYENFKQKGPNEDQAKFTAFLDEYWEYVIDQNPTFASLLGYEGYDDKVSSNSISEFYKNRDFEKYVIDVLEKINPESLTEDDQLNYRLLLLSNETDLESRSFPGFYMRLNQRGGVQDYYDLASRLKLESIQDHRNWFERVKSYSQNVKNSLDINREGLEKGYTQPKHIVRKVAEQIDSMTSKKTEENPYFKSFSKLEAMNSDEAKELLAEVKEFIEDELMPSYKELSTFLKNEYIPNSRDSIGLSGVPDGKAWYEFKARSFTTTNLTPDEIHELGLKEINRIRKEMEDVIKEVEWDGDFRSFLDFLRTDPQFYYETGEELLAAYRAMAKKIDAYMPTLFNKFPRAPYGVIEIPMETAPYTTTAYYNSPSAGRPGYFYANLYKPETRPKYEIPVLTVHEAVPGHHHQLSLTQELENVPNFRKYSGFTAFIEGWGLYSEQLGESMGIYDDPYDKFGQLTYDMWRAIRLVVDTGMHYKDWSRDDAINLFLENTAKTQLDIENEVDRYIAWPGQALAYKIGQLKIMELRDKAKESLGEDFDIKTFHDHILSFGSIPLNVLEEKVDEFIVENTK; this is encoded by the coding sequence ATGAAATTCTGGCAACTCATTCTAGTTCTGCTTATATCATTTATAGTTGGCTTCTCAACAAACGTCTTTTACGAAAATTTTAAACAAAAAGGACCTAACGAGGATCAGGCAAAATTTACTGCGTTTCTAGATGAATATTGGGAATATGTTATCGATCAAAATCCAACATTTGCTTCACTGTTGGGCTATGAGGGCTATGATGATAAGGTTTCCAGTAATTCAATTTCTGAATTTTACAAGAATAGAGACTTTGAAAAATACGTTATAGATGTTTTAGAAAAAATTAATCCTGAGAGCCTAACAGAAGATGATCAACTTAATTACCGATTACTTCTTCTATCGAATGAAACTGATCTTGAGTCTCGTAGTTTCCCTGGTTTTTACATGCGTCTTAATCAAAGAGGCGGCGTTCAAGATTATTATGATTTAGCTAGCAGACTTAAGCTTGAAAGTATCCAAGACCATAGAAATTGGTTTGAAAGAGTAAAGTCTTATTCACAGAACGTAAAAAACTCGCTAGATATAAATAGAGAGGGACTTGAAAAAGGATACACTCAACCGAAACATATCGTTCGAAAAGTTGCAGAACAGATCGATTCAATGACTTCAAAAAAAACTGAAGAAAACCCTTATTTCAAATCTTTTTCAAAATTAGAGGCGATGAATAGTGATGAGGCAAAGGAATTGTTGGCTGAAGTTAAGGAATTTATAGAAGATGAGCTAATGCCATCATATAAAGAATTATCAACATTCTTAAAAAATGAGTACATTCCCAATTCACGTGACTCAATAGGGTTAAGTGGAGTGCCTGACGGAAAGGCTTGGTATGAATTTAAAGCGCGATCTTTTACTACTACAAACTTAACACCTGATGAGATTCATGAACTTGGATTGAAAGAAATTAACAGAATAAGAAAAGAAATGGAAGATGTCATAAAAGAAGTCGAGTGGGATGGAGATTTTAGATCTTTTTTAGATTTTTTAAGAACAGATCCACAATTTTACTACGAAACTGGTGAAGAGCTTTTAGCTGCTTATAGGGCAATGGCTAAAAAGATAGATGCATACATGCCAACTCTTTTTAATAAATTTCCAAGAGCGCCATATGGAGTAATTGAGATTCCAATGGAAACAGCTCCCTACACTACAACTGCATATTACAATAGTCCCTCCGCAGGTAGACCAGGTTATTTTTATGCAAATTTATATAAACCAGAAACTAGACCTAAATATGAAATTCCAGTTTTAACTGTTCATGAAGCAGTGCCAGGACATCATCACCAGCTTTCTCTTACTCAGGAACTTGAGAATGTTCCTAATTTCAGAAAGTATTCAGGATTTACAGCTTTCATTGAGGGTTGGGGGCTTTACAGTGAGCAATTAGGCGAGAGTATGGGAATTTATGATGATCCCTATGATAAGTTTGGACAACTTACCTATGATATGTGGAGAGCAATTAGGCTTGTTGTAGATACTGGCATGCATTACAAAGATTGGTCTAGGGATGACGCCATAAATTTATTTTTAGAAAATACTGCTAAAACGCAGTTAGATATTGAAAATGAAGTTGATAGATATATTGCATGGCCTGGCCAAGCTCTTGCATATAAAATTGGTCAACTCAAAATCATGGAACTAAGAGACAAAGCTAAAGAAAGTTTAGGAGAAGATTTTGATATTAAAACTTTTCATGATCATATTTTAAGTTTTGGCTCTATTCCTTTAAATGTACTTGAAGAAAAGGTAGATGAGTTTATTGTCGAGAATACAAAATGA
- a CDS encoding S1/P1 nuclease yields MKFLNFKKIVLTLIIFTSFSAHAYWDKGHSAICQLAIDNLSEESKKEVNKIIGNDKKWCVWADTIKRDRPQTRSWHYVNLPEGVSEYSHDHCPAKGCIVSALLQQIEIFKNKDASKRKRKEALKFIGHFIGDVHNPLHIGYLSDLGGNRLEVEIWNGDKTNMHRLWDGLIPNYALTKPLMFLDVEKASPIEIGMSHEERVIYWINENREILLSDAVGYVARQSFLDQAYFEKNVPIAYYRMSFAGSRLAHLIEELLGN; encoded by the coding sequence ATGAAGTTTCTCAATTTTAAAAAAATAGTTCTTACTTTAATAATTTTTACATCATTTTCAGCACATGCTTATTGGGATAAAGGACATTCAGCAATATGCCAACTTGCTATTGATAATTTAAGTGAAGAAAGTAAAAAAGAGGTAAATAAAATTATTGGCAATGATAAAAAATGGTGTGTGTGGGCCGACACAATTAAAAGAGATAGACCTCAAACACGATCCTGGCATTACGTAAATCTACCGGAGGGTGTTTCTGAGTATTCACATGATCACTGTCCAGCAAAGGGGTGTATAGTCAGCGCATTACTTCAACAAATAGAAATTTTTAAAAATAAAGACGCTTCAAAAAGAAAACGTAAGGAAGCATTAAAATTTATAGGCCACTTTATTGGCGACGTACATAATCCCCTTCATATTGGATATTTGAGTGATCTTGGTGGGAACAGGCTTGAAGTAGAGATATGGAATGGTGATAAAACGAATATGCACCGACTTTGGGATGGTTTGATTCCAAACTATGCTTTAACAAAACCATTAATGTTTTTAGATGTTGAAAAAGCATCCCCAATTGAAATTGGAATGTCGCACGAGGAAAGAGTTATATATTGGATAAATGAAAATAGAGAAATTTTATTGTCTGATGCAGTTGGTTATGTGGCTAGGCAGTCATTTTTAGATCAGGCTTATTTTGAGAAGAATGTGCCAATTGCTTACTATAGAATGTCTTTTGCAGGATCTAGGCTTGCCCATCTCATTGAAGAGCTTTTAGGAAATTAA
- a CDS encoding DUF1285 domain-containing protein has protein sequence MDLSKLEENILSLEDYPVEKWNPKLCEGVEFEINSDAEWFYNGSKIERIKMVQLFSKLIKYEKGEYFVVTPSEKILVKVKKEIFLITDYKFEENFIMFKTNTDEWIKLTKNNPLSVPMIDNQPYPKIKLKDNVWGLLSRNVFYKLISDANQDGNRLYLESDNNYFYLN, from the coding sequence ATGGACTTAAGTAAATTAGAAGAAAATATTCTCTCGCTAGAGGACTATCCAGTTGAAAAATGGAATCCCAAACTTTGTGAAGGTGTTGAGTTTGAAATTAATTCAGATGCTGAGTGGTTTTATAACGGCTCAAAAATTGAAAGAATTAAGATGGTTCAATTGTTTTCAAAACTGATCAAATATGAAAAGGGCGAATATTTTGTAGTAACGCCCTCAGAAAAAATTTTAGTTAAAGTAAAAAAAGAGATTTTTCTTATTACTGATTATAAGTTTGAAGAAAATTTTATTATGTTTAAAACCAATACAGATGAATGGATTAAGTTAACAAAAAATAATCCTTTATCTGTTCCTATGATTGATAATCAGCCTTATCCTAAAATTAAACTGAAAGATAATGTATGGGGGCTGCTTAGCCGAAATGTTTTCTATAAGCTAATATCAGATGCGAATCAGGATGGAAATAGACTTTATTTAGAGTCTGACAATAATTATTTTTACTTAAATTAA
- a CDS encoding LysE family translocator, whose protein sequence is MSASIFFSLAFAHFLAVISPGPDFFYVVKTSLQKRLSYALIASFAIGFGVFLHSMFSVYAFRILYQIIPNLYVFVGSLGGMYLLYLGISGLRNNEIEELANSTQRKEEENLFKGFREGLLVNALNVKAFIFFISLFGGIAEKTSLEFQIFISLYFFIATSLWFMFLSYFLNLGSRSILTKSVQKKIVIISSIGLIFVGIGLIIYVWT, encoded by the coding sequence ATGAGTGCTTCTATATTTTTTTCATTAGCTTTTGCTCATTTTCTTGCAGTTATATCTCCTGGGCCTGACTTTTTTTATGTTGTTAAAACCTCTTTACAAAAAAGATTGTCATATGCACTTATAGCCTCTTTTGCTATTGGTTTTGGAGTATTTCTTCATTCAATGTTTAGTGTTTACGCTTTTAGAATTCTTTATCAAATTATCCCTAATCTTTACGTATTTGTTGGAAGTCTAGGAGGAATGTATTTGCTTTATTTAGGAATTTCAGGATTAAGAAATAACGAAATCGAAGAGTTGGCAAATTCTACTCAAAGAAAAGAAGAAGAGAATTTATTTAAAGGATTTAGAGAGGGCCTTTTAGTTAACGCTCTAAATGTAAAAGCCTTTATTTTTTTTATATCACTATTTGGTGGCATTGCTGAAAAAACTTCTCTAGAATTTCAAATTTTTATTTCTTTATATTTTTTTATTGCTACATCCCTTTGGTTTATGTTTTTGAGCTATTTTCTCAATCTCGGAAGTAGAAGCATACTTACAAAAAGTGTTCAAAAAAAGATTGTAATAATTTCTTCAATTGGACTTATATTTGTTGGAATTGGACTAATTATATATGTATGGACTTAA
- the murB gene encoding UDP-N-acetylmuramate dehydrogenase, which yields MNLIKKNLKHQNSLRLSSEAELFFEYENLDELKKLNSYCKKNNLRICALGEGTNTIFPRNFKDVVAKSKNKKFKVDKNTVKIGAGVNWNEAVFKTIKNGCFGLENLAGIPGSVGAAPIQNIGAYGSEISEFVKKLECFDIKKNKVVNFLNKDCKFGYRKSVFQLNKDLIINEVTLILNRKFSPNSSYFSPGIFSVKEDSNDIKYAMNWANKIVELRESKIPNTSDYPNVGSFFKNPLVSEKFFQNNKKLEKLKTFKREGDQIKLSAAEMIDKSDLKGMRLNNLGISSKHSLVFVNFGITTSREVKELESRVIDVIMATYGIKLEREPIYL from the coding sequence TTGAATCTAATTAAAAAAAATCTCAAACATCAAAATTCACTTAGATTAAGTTCAGAGGCAGAACTTTTTTTTGAATATGAAAATCTAGATGAATTAAAAAAATTAAATAGTTATTGCAAAAAAAACAACTTAAGAATATGTGCTTTAGGAGAGGGGACCAACACAATTTTTCCAAGAAACTTCAAGGATGTTGTTGCAAAATCGAAAAATAAAAAATTTAAAGTAGATAAAAATACTGTAAAAATTGGAGCAGGCGTTAATTGGAACGAGGCAGTTTTTAAAACAATTAAAAATGGATGTTTTGGTCTAGAAAATCTTGCGGGCATTCCCGGATCAGTTGGTGCTGCACCCATTCAAAATATTGGTGCATACGGTTCAGAAATTTCAGAATTTGTAAAAAAATTAGAGTGTTTTGATATTAAAAAAAATAAAGTTGTAAATTTTCTAAATAAAGATTGTAAATTTGGTTATAGAAAAAGCGTATTTCAATTAAATAAAGATCTAATCATAAATGAAGTTACTCTGATTCTTAATCGGAAATTTTCTCCAAATTCTAGTTACTTCTCTCCAGGAATATTTTCTGTTAAAGAAGATTCTAATGATATTAAATATGCAATGAATTGGGCTAATAAAATTGTTGAGTTAAGAGAATCTAAAATTCCTAATACTTCAGATTACCCAAATGTTGGAAGTTTTTTTAAAAATCCATTAGTGTCAGAAAAATTTTTTCAAAATAATAAGAAATTAGAGAAATTGAAGACATTCAAAAGAGAGGGAGATCAAATAAAACTCTCCGCTGCTGAAATGATTGATAAGTCAGATCTAAAAGGTATGAGGCTAAATAATTTAGGAATTTCATCAAAACACTCATTGGTGTTTGTAAATTTTGGAATTACAACCTCAAGAGAGGTAAAAGAACTTGAGAGTAGGGTTATTGATGTCATTATGGCGACTTATGGTATTAAACTTGAAAGAGAGCCAATATACCTATGA
- the kdsB gene encoding 3-deoxy-manno-octulosonate cytidylyltransferase has translation MSVNFNIVIPARLASTRLERKLLKEINGKTIIQRTWERSKSTKANSVVVATDSKEIYEHIKEIGGVPFLSDKDHSSGTDRICEYVESASMGDDELVINLQADEPLIDVDAVNNLAEFMSVNLHPYATICKKFNQDDNIDDENRVKVVFDNNGKALYFSRAKIPFSAEEGAEMFHHIGVYGYKVSFLKKFSSLPNSKLEKIEKLEQLRALENGYDIHVLEVKTFEAWGIDTPEDLEKFRNHITEIESN, from the coding sequence ATGAGCGTAAACTTTAATATAGTAATTCCTGCAAGGCTTGCTTCAACCAGGTTGGAGAGAAAACTACTGAAAGAAATTAATGGAAAAACAATTATTCAGAGAACATGGGAGAGAAGCAAAAGTACCAAAGCTAACTCTGTAGTGGTTGCTACAGATTCAAAAGAAATATACGAGCATATTAAAGAAATTGGTGGTGTGCCATTTCTTTCTGATAAAGATCATTCTTCTGGTACAGATCGAATTTGTGAGTATGTGGAAAGTGCATCTATGGGTGACGATGAACTAGTTATCAATCTTCAAGCAGATGAGCCTTTGATCGATGTTGATGCAGTAAATAATCTAGCAGAATTTATGTCAGTAAATCTTCACCCCTACGCAACTATTTGTAAAAAATTTAACCAAGACGATAACATTGACGATGAAAATAGAGTAAAAGTAGTTTTTGATAATAATGGAAAAGCATTATATTTCTCTAGGGCAAAAATTCCTTTTTCAGCAGAGGAGGGGGCTGAAATGTTTCATCACATTGGAGTGTATGGCTATAAAGTATCATTTTTAAAAAAATTTTCTTCATTGCCTAATTCAAAACTTGAAAAGATAGAAAAACTAGAACAATTAAGAGCATTAGAAAATGGGTACGATATCCATGTTCTTGAAGTAAAGACTTTTGAAGCTTGGGGAATAGATACACCTGAGGATCTAGAAAAATTTAGAAACCATATCACTGAAATTGAATCTAATTAA